ATCCAGAAGGCCCCATTATGGCAATAAATGAACCTTTATTTACTTTTAGGTTTATACCCCGGAGTGCCTGTATATTTTCGGTTCCCATTTTATACGTTTTCCACACGTCATTAAATTCCAGCACTTTGTTATTCATATCTCAGCGCCTCCACTACATTTAATCTTGAAGCGTGCCACGCAGGATATAAACCTGCTAAAATACTTAAAACAGTAGCACCTGCAATTACTCCTGCCACCAGCCATACCGGTAACATCTGGGTTAAGCTGATGCTTCCCATACCCAGTTGCTGTGCAAATAATGTGATTCCAATTTGCATTAAAACTGCAGCTATTATTACACCTATTACAGATGCTGTAAATCCTAAAAATCCAGCTTCTGCAAGTATGCTGCCTAATATTTCTCTGTTTTTGAATCCTATTGCTTTTAACACTCCAATTTCTCTTGTTCTTTCAGAAACGTTAACCAGCATGATGTTTATAATGCTTATAACTCCTACCAGCAGTGCGATACTGGCAATTGCACCTACAAACATAGTTATTCCGTTCATCATGGTATCAATCTGTTTGCTGTAATCTGATTTGGTTATAGCGCTGGTACCATTTACTGTGCTTTCAATTTCTTTTTTTACAGTATCGGGATCGCCTTTGGTATTTGCTGTAATAACTGACATCTTACCATCGTTCATCTGAAGGGCTTTATCTATATTTAAAACTACAATCCCTGCTCCAAACCCACTTTCGTTGCTTATTCCTGTTACTGTCAGCTTCTTACCTTCAATGGTTATATTGCTTCCAATTTTATAACCTAAAGCATCTACGATTGACTTACTGATAACAACACCGGGGGTCCCGTTCATCTTTACCTGATCCCATTCAGTTGTCCCCACTACCACTATCGGCATATTGCCTAATTGGCTGTTAAATTGGGTCTGTTCTTTAAAATCGTAAAGCTCTGACATATTTTTTAGCTTAGAGACAGCTTTTGAATTTAGATAGGAACTAGTTCCCGCAGATCCCATGAATCCTGATCCACCAGAACTGTTTACAATCGTTACATCACCCATCATGGTCTCTGTCTGTGATTTCATGTAGGATGACATTCCTGTACCAATACCCATCAGTGCTACCAGGGCAGTTACTCCTATTATAACACCTAACATGGTTAAAGCGCTTCTCAATTTCCGTCTTTTGAAATTTTTGAACGATAACTTGTAAATGCTCATTTAATTCCTCCGATATTCATTTAGTTTATATATCATTTCTTCTTTAGAGCTTTAATCAGCGTAATTTGCGTTTAATTGATTAGTCTCTATTTAAATATTCATTATCTAAGTTTTGGGATAGAACATGTCATTTTAAACCCTTTATGCATTTTTAATTACTATTTTTTTCACCTCATGTAAAAAATA
This genomic window from Methanobacterium veterum contains:
- a CDS encoding ABC transporter permease is translated as MSIYKLSFKNFKRRKLRSALTMLGVIIGVTALVALMGIGTGMSSYMKSQTETMMGDVTIVNSSGGSGFMGSAGTSSYLNSKAVSKLKNMSELYDFKEQTQFNSQLGNMPIVVVGTTEWDQVKMNGTPGVVISKSIVDALGYKIGSNITIEGKKLTVTGISNESGFGAGIVVLNIDKALQMNDGKMSVITANTKGDPDTVKKEIESTVNGTSAITKSDYSKQIDTMMNGITMFVGAIASIALLVGVISIINIMLVNVSERTREIGVLKAIGFKNREILGSILAEAGFLGFTASVIGVIIAAVLMQIGITLFAQQLGMGSISLTQMLPVWLVAGVIAGATVLSILAGLYPAWHASRLNVVEALRYE